The Danio rerio strain Tuebingen ecotype United States chromosome 19, GRCz12tu, whole genome shotgun sequence genome includes the window gtttgtggatccattatttaaaacagtcaaagcaggtcaaccataataataataataataataataataataataataatagtagtagtagtagtagtagtaataataataataatagcaacaacaacaacaacaacaacaataatatttataataataataataataataataataataataataataataataataataacaataacaataataataataataatagcaataataataataataataataataataataataataataataataattattattattattttcatttatctaCATATATTTTGGCAATGTGAGCACCCATATTAGCATcaccattcttttttttttaaacttaaaaaagaaaattgcaaaaatttcgaaaataaagttaaattgtaataatatttcataatataacactttttttattttgcatttatcatATAAAGGCAGTCAGGTTGTGATCAACTGTAAAATTGGAACAGTAATGCACAAACAGTATAAACCTACATACACAAATTATtccataaacaaattaaaataacatacatTACAATCTTTTTTAATCATGCCATATGCATAGGCCATAATTATTGCCTACATGATCATAAGCCTATTCAGCCCCCAAATAATGCTCCACTTAACAAAGTGTTGCAAACTCCCATATTTAGTTTAGCGTACAAGAATGCACAATTTGTAAGGACTTACTGTCATGTTTGCTGTTGTTGAAGGCTGAAAGGAAATTTAGAGGTGCGGTTCCCTATTGATCAGTCTGTCCATAAACTCTGCTCACTGAAAGCTGCAGGTCAGATGTGCTCCAGCAGGTCAAGCAGTCATAAATTAACTTACTGGTTACAGTTTCTTTTGCTTCTGTGGAGAGTCTTGTGCCTTACGTAGTtcaatactctctctctctctagcctAATCCTCCAATATACTCACTCACATGCACTCTTGCTGTCATAACCCCTCCTTTTGGATATTCAGAACTCATTGCTGACAGTACGTTCTGTATGGTTTGTACAACAGGCAATCTATCAACACTGGTAAAACCTCTAACCTTTTCAGTTCTTTTTCTGACTTCAGTGTCCTCACAAATTGTACCCCATGTCTTATTTTGTGTCTCATTCAAGGCTGTTTAATGTAGTCTGATTAATGGACCAAGGAGACAACCTGCTGGTTCACATGTTTTTTTTCCGTATCACAGGTTTGACGAATGAGTTCTGATTTTGGCCAGCATGATCAATTTCTCTCTGAGCGAGCATGACACATCCAACAGCTGTGAGAGAGCAAAATGCTTGCACCGCAGATCTCACTTTCTGCTGGACGTGCCAGGTCCTGACTTTCCAGCTTTTTTAGACTGTCATGTGATAGACTCTGGCGCCTTTTCAACCTGTGCTTTAGCACAAATATCTCATTGGCCAGTTATTTGACAGTTCAGTTTCTCTAATTTACCAATCATTTTGCATTTAGGCATGATGGATCAAAGTCGGATGGATTTCAAACCAAAATTCATAATGTGAAAAATGTATGTCTGGTAAGGTTGTATGGTTATTaaggttgggtatcgtttgggttttttacgataccagtgctaaatcgatacttttaaaacggtactggtgccaaaacagtgcctgaaccgataccttTTACCCACAAAATTAATcgacaaaaacaaaaagattttatgtttatatatatttaatatatatatatttaatatatatatatatatatatatatatatatatatatatatatatatatatatatatatatatatatatatatatatatatatatgtgtgtgtgtgtatgtatgtatttatttattttgaatcattataattgaacaatatacatatatatttataatacgtTTATAGTAAACATCAATTGGCCAGTTAAAAGAAAGAATTGAGATCTACCAGTCTGGAAAAGTCATTTCAAAAGCTGTATTGAAATTAagtatgaaaatgtgtgtgaaatatttttagttgaaataaTCACAGCTTTAATAAACCTCtattggcctgtttccactgagtggtacggtgtGGTACAGTTCCGTACCGAaccgaaccataccgtaccactttttcgacatccttttgaaagggtaccaaaaggcggagctagacgtgcagctgaacgctattggtttacagagatacgtcatttgcttacgcaacaagccagaatgaaaacaaaggaaccgccatgtttaaaatacacagccgaaGAGCAGAGATAACAgcgtaattatatatacatatataataacgagccatggtcaacTCGAGctaaaacaaaccttgtcatcatcttgatgaacagccacaaaatcaaaaagaagagcagatttaccgtGCCctgtagttttttacgagccagtctgaaacGCGAGCGGTTTCGCTTTTTTGCTTGTGCTCGCCGCGCatctttatgtaaaataaaaaactttttgagctgatgataataatgtgtgcctgattattgaagtgcttttgaaacccgatcctgtcagaaactgacaaacgcaagagtgaagggtgaaaaaacaaaggagaagccggacaAAAAGGAGCATATCATTTTTTAGCAAAcgtaaacaaactgccatgtttaactattattatcaccttttggactattatgaactcagaattatggaattactctctaacagaggttacatgtgctactgaagattacagacacagatgagaggtttgcactgactttgGGCttaattttgtgttgtttttgaacctaaataaggactaaatgtatgctgtgtgcagttcttctgtagttggtaacatattggagactgtaagggtctgtatgtgttcatatatgttgcatttatttatttattatatataattgcagatgttacagtaggctatttcacactgtcattgatctgcagttatcatcaactcatgttcatagaaaagttagtaataaacatttatacacaagtatttatgtgtataaagcatctgtttagtGGAAAGTGCTTCTCATATAATATGCAAGGACCTATACAGCTTTACTTTAGGCATTTTTTCGAGCAAAAATGACGTCAATTGAAACTTTTTGCCATACACCACATCCACCAAAACGGTACCCTTGggagtggaaatgcaagcctgataaagtcATTGTAAACGAGCCATAAGTTACAGTTCAAGAGCTAAAAATAAAACCCTGttaattcaagtcattaaaatgccaGCACTTGTTAATTCAATACGCTATTTTTCTAGTTATTGCTATTtaacaatgtattttaaatacttttggcATTATTTTTGTTCCATACAACTGTCATGCAATATCAATACAGACCTAAATCCCTGAGGAAATGTTTCCATCGCTTTGTTGAATCTGTGACATTCTATTAGAGGACATCCGGAAGTATCTTGAGTTCTAGCAATGTGTGTTTAATTAACTGGCTGGTGAGAGTATCCATGTCCTGTTTCCCATTCTGCAGCTTGATAttagtcatcatgacaaagattttGACTGTCATGGTTGATTACACTATTGCTGGCAATTTGAACAGTTGAGTTATCAGTGCAAATGCTCAATCAGACAAAGAGGGACAATTGGGAAATTTATATATAAACCTGTACAAGTTTATACTGATGACACACTTACAAATCCAAATATAACTCATTTGATACAGTTCAGAATGTTGCATTGTGACGATAGTTTCATTATTGATTTAATAAAGGCTCAGTTGTTACTGATGCAGTTCAAGTTAAAAAAGCAGTTtgatgtaaaatacattttattcaaaGTAACAAGGACACAAACAtgacattaaaacaattaaataggcATTAAATAACtgatataaatacaaaaataaatatgtataaaaagtatgaacaatttaaaataacatccAGGACCCTATTAAAACTTCTACATCCATCATCCATCTCATCATCTCATATAAATGCAAATCAGATTGGAGTGTTTTATGTAGTTTCCTTGACCTGAATTAAACTGATGAATGATTGTTGATTAATTAGACAGCTTCATTTATTGTATTCTGAATGGACTTTGTTCATGATCTTCAAGTGTTGTAAGGCCTCTTTTTTCAGTGCATCTCTGCAATATGACAGCACTTATGTTGCTTTTTATAGACTAAACATGCAATCACAGAGAATTAATATGGTTTAAAGGCAGTTGAGTGCATTTTAAGCTAAATTGTATTTTCAGTCTGTTCACACAAACCCAAGGTGCAGCAGCAATAACATCCATTAGCCCTCATGGAACTTTGGAATGGGTTTTATATTGAATGCCCAGTTTTTATCATGGTTTTGACAAGCAGGCTGTGTTACTGGATCACTTCATTCACTAGTCAAAAAACTAATCTAACTTGTAATTCTCAGTTAATCTGGATTTATTTGgtgtgggtttgagtaaaattGTAATGttggttttattctataaaagtcTGATTATATTTCATCAAAATTTTAAGCAACGATATTGTCATTAAGAGCGTTTTAGTCTTAGGTAAGAACAGCAAGAGTTTTGATTTGCTTCTTGAACGATTTCTtaagaaaatgtatataaaaatgcgTTTATTTTATGCAATTTAAGCTCTAAATGGCAACATTTGATTCTAAATTCATAAGAAATATCATCAGTAGCTTACAGAATAAACACAAAACGATGTATTCCTCAAACACATAACTATAAATCCAtagaaaatgaaacattttaagtggtttcttcatttattttttaagtggtGGTCAAAACTTTAAATAAACCCAAATCCCATTCAAGTTGATTCAAAACTTCCTGCTAAAATGACTATCATTTAACAAAAGTTagtcacatttaaagggatatttcacaccaaaatgaaaatgtattcaatATTTACTCATTGTCAAGTAGTTCCAAAGATTTATgagttttttctgttgaacacaaaagaaaattaaccaagcttaaaacctgtaaccgCTGACTTCCAGtgaaggaaaaacaaattctTACAGGTTACGGGTTTACAGCTTTCCACAAAACATCTTCTGTTGTGTACAATACAAGATACAAACTCAAACGTAAAGGGTGAGGAAACGatgacaatatttacattttgaggtgaactatcccttaaattcTACTCATAATCTGTTTCATAGCGACACCTATTGGTTATCTCTAGCAACTGCCTGCAGCTGATTTACAACACTGTATTTTTATAAAGTGCTTTTTTATCATTCACTCTATGTATAAAATAGCCTTCATTGTAAACAAAAAACTccaataaatattacatatataacTTATCAATTAAGTATAAAACAACATACATAGGAAATGTTAATTGGAActaaaaaaaggataaaaatcCATCCCTTCAAATGTTAAGGCAAGTCAAACGATACGACCATGAGGctttaagtttgttttgtttttgtttgttttttttgttttgttttttacctcaGCTCTTGTTTACTGGCACCATAAAGATTGGCTGACGGCTACTGGTGTCTTATGATGGTGTATCAGGGTGTTTGCGCTTCAGGGATCCAAGTGCTCTGGTGTAATAGTCACAGAAGATCAACAGTTTTTTATGAATCTCTGCATTGGTCTGGTACAGCTGCCAGAAGGTTTCCAGAGGAGGCAATGTGGGATGGACGATCTCGGGTGCTGTCTGTCCGAGCTGTAAGGAAAGTTAGATTGCTGTTTAATCACAGTTTTATAGGCTCACTTATTTCATTTTCGCAATCTGTCAGACAGATTTATGTTAAACTGTTTCGTTTGTTCTATATTTTCCCCTTTATATTGTCACCTCAAATCACATGAAGTGTTCAAGTGTTGTAAAtaacaatatacactcaccggccactttattaggtacacctgtccgactgctcattaaagcaaatttctaatcagccaatcacatggcagcaactccatGCATTTAGGGATGTCGACATGggcaagacaatctgctgcagttaaatcgagcatcagaatggggaagaaatctgatttaagtgacttttgaTGTAGCATTTgttagtgccagatgggctggtctgagtatttcagatcTACTCAacagatctactgggattttcatgcacaaccatctctagggtttacaaagaatggtccgaaaaaaagaaaatatccagtgagcggcagttctgtgggcgcaaatgccttgttgcctggtggtggtggtgtaatgatgtgggggatatattcttggcacaatttgggcccattagtaccaattgagcatgtcaacgccacagcctacttgagtgttggtgctgactatgtccatccctttatgaccacagatggctacttccagcaggataatgccctgtcataaagcgcgaatcatctaagactggtttcttgaacatgacaatgagttcactgtactcaaatggcctccacagttaccagactcaatccaatagggcaccttagggatgtggtggaacgggagagtCACATCAGGGATGTGCAGACGAcaagtctgcagcaactgcatgatgctctcatgtcagtatggaccaaaatctctgagaaatatttaaacccagtactagtaaggtgtacctaataaagtggccggtgagtgaataaaaaaaaaaaaaacattttaaaaataaatgactatTTGTAGGTGACAGACAGCACAGTTGTTACCTCTTGGAGCACCTTCTGGATGATAGCTTGGATAAGATGAACAATCTTCTTTGTTTTTGAGTAATCGTTCCCCAATTCGTCACTATTCCGTTGGACCCAATCAAGATGGAACTTGAAAGATTTAAGACCAGAGTACAGCTGTGCCAAGGTACTGCTCACCTGTGGGCCAAAACAGATCGCATGTTACAATTGACAATTTTCAAAACAAGCTACATTATAATATAGTTCACCAGCGTTATTTTTAGTATCCTGACTTatgaaaaaatgtatgttttgctTAAGAGTAGCTGTCTTCTTTTGTTATGCGAAAATAGACTTGTCAGTTGTAGTCAAACATGTTACAGTAtagtttgatgaaaaaaaaagcacTATCCAATCATATTTTCATATCAATCAAGTCTATAAGTTTCAAGTCTATATGTTTGTTCCATTTCAGACCCACTATGGCATATTGGTAGGGAAGATACAAGTTGTGTTTATCAGTGAGAAGACATGGCAGATATGAAGATTACAGGCAGAGATGTGGATGTGCTACCTCAAGTGAATGCAGGTCTTTTACGCTGTAGTTCAGTGAGGGCAGGGATGATAGCGAATGTTCAAAGTCAGTCAACTcattctgaaaaataaaaatgggagttttgtAAGACAAATAACAAGTTTAAAGAGATAGTCCACTCaagaatgaaaattctgtcattatttactcactcttcacttgagtttcttctgttgagcagaAAATATTCTGAGCAACgtcgaaaacctgtaaccattgacttccatagtatttgatttcttctatggatgtcaataattacatgctttccaacattcttcaaaatatcttcttttcatttcaacagaataaagaaacttataaaggcaTGGAATCTCTCAAGGTTGTAATTTTTGGGAAAACTAGCCCTCAAAATGACTTTTTCTactaaaatgagcataaaaagcaAGGTTATTCTTACTGCGTTCATTTGTTGGGATGTTAATTTCAGGAGCATACGCATGTCTTGGTACAGCGTCGACAGGTGTTTCTTTCCTTGTGGTAGATTAGCAGGACGTGCTCTGATGAAGTCAAAAAGCTCAACGCAAGCCATCAGGATGATGAGGGGAAAGGTGGAGTCAGGCGACACTGTTAGCacaaaaacaaatgatttcttATTAATGCCACTGAAACAGCTGCTAGAGACACAAGTGTGAAACAGTGTGTGTACCGAACAGCTGTTTACTCAATAAAAACATGCATCTGTGCTTCTCCTTTTTGGTTTGTAATGGTTACAAAGGTTTTCGCCCTACTGGAATTTCCATGttggacacacacactcacacatgtatAGTATAACTGCTGCTGAGTGCATTTTGTGCAAAGGATGTGAGTCagcatttttgtttagtttttaagttATAATTTTGTCTATAGTGGCTTTGTGTTTGCGAGTGATGAGCTCAGGAGATAAGATCAGCAAATCTCACTAAACTTGTAAAACTGGTGGAAATGACAACAGATATTGTGCAAACCAGGGATTTCCAGCTATCAATCCATTCAGGAAGTCTGTGTTTCTGAATTCACAGTTCTCAATGAATGACATAGGGTCATGTCCTCTTTGAGAATGAAACTGAAGCACTAAAAATagtcattattgttttaaaacatctcAATATGTCATTGATAGCCTTTGTTTTCTCACAGTTTCAGTACAgatatgattcatttattcattttcctttagcttagtttattttattcatgagGAGTCACttaagttatccagcatatgtttgaaacagtggatgtccttccagctgcaacccagtactgagaaaaatccacacaaactcattcacacacatactcaaggccaatttagtttattcagttcacctagcacatgtctttggattgtgggggaaaccggagcaccttgagtaaacccacatgaacacagagagaacatgcaaacttctcacagaaacgccaagtgacccagccaggacttcaaccagcgacctttttgctgtgagaccaATGAGACACCATGTGCAGTTCTtactattaacaaaccataaCGGTTTCCACTAATTTGCTCTTTGTTAATAGTTATTAGGGTAGATCAGTGAtataaaacaagataataaagaATATTAGTAGAGCCCTGAATAAGCCTTAAATCTAAACCCTAGCCCGGGCCTTGCCCAACAGCTTATCAAAAGTTTTGGCCCTAGTCCAACCCAAAACCCCCTTTTTTCCCGCCAAACAGCTTATACTGTTACTGCCATTAAAATAGACcagatttgtatttaatagaaaTATGTTAAATACAATAGTTGATGTGGGCGATGTGGtagcgaagtaggtagtgctgtcacctcacagttgctggttcgagcctcggctgggtcagttagtgtttctgtgtggagtttaaatgttcttcctgtgttcgtgtgggtttcctccgggtgctccagtttaccccacagtccaaagacatgcggtacaggtgaattgggtaggctaaattgtccgtattttatgagtgtgaatggatgtttcccagagatggggtgcagctggaaaggcatccgcggcgtaaaacacatgatgcataagttggtggttcattctgctgtggcgaccccaaataaataaagggacttagccaaaaagaaaattaataaatgaatagttgatgtttttttgtttagttttttttatcagaataatttagaaaaatgttcgttttttttaaatgtaagatttAGTTCAAGTGAAATCGATATCCAAGCGGTATGTGGTCCATAGTGAGTTTACTCAATGTAACCAAATTTTTgctactttttaatttatttacttatttacttattacaTAACTTAAATTGATTATTTAACAGTATACACTACGGCAGGGGtactcaatcctgttcctggagatctaccttcttgcagatttcagttgctacccatatcaaacacacctgaaccagttatTTAGGACctaaacaccacttgataattacaggcaggtgtgttcgaTATGGGtagcagctgaaatctgcaggaaggtagatctccaggaacaggattgagcacccctgtacTACGGTATATTGAAAAAGCAAGACAGCGTTTGTGTGTATCTACTTGCATGGTGGGAGATGGTTAAAGAAatctattggctttagttttgcTGGCAGTTTTTCCGCAcactaaaaattacaatttagctagctattgtttaaaacaaggttcAAAATGAGTAAACCCTCTTTAAAACAGATAAAAGTAATTGAGACATTTGCCAAAAGGCCTAAAACTAATGAGACAAGTACTAATCCCCCACACAGAGCGAAGACCGCAGTCTCATCAGCACCTGAGTCGGGGAAAGTCCAGGCCCAGCCTGTCATGCACAGCCTCCTCGCATGGAACCGCTATTCCATTCAAAGAGTTTTGaacaattttatctgacagactggcataaATAAGCAGACATCCTCCCTCACACAGCTAGTTTCTGAGTTCTCTTACACTTCAACtttgagtttgttcttccgaggtaatctgGGAACACGTACTGCTGCAAATGCTTTGTAAACACCTGTCCTGCTCATGAATTAAATTATGATTGACTGGCGAAATAGATGATTTTTTAACTAACAGGGAAAACAGCTTAATTAAATCTTCTCTGAAATAATGAATATTTCACttaaattttatttaggctagattattattttatctgaTGATCCAGTTCATGTTTTGGCGCTGAAGCATATAGTGgacttgttttgaagcacttTACCTCAAATGTTATTTGCTCTTCTATTTTATCTAGTACATAAGAgaccatcaaaaaataaaaaaaaataaaataaaaaatatatatatatatatgcatttatctgcacactactgattattaatagcaacctgcacatatattcatatattgtaaatctgctcatagcttatccaacctgtatataatgatcata containing:
- the il11b gene encoding uncharacterized protein il11b, with amino-acid sequence MKLSPDSTFPLIILMACVELFDFIRARPANLPQGKKHLSTLYQDMRMLLKLTSQQMNANELTDFEHSLSSLPSLNYSVKDLHSLEVSSTLAQLYSGLKSFKFHLDWVQRNSDELGNDYSKTKKIVHLIQAIIQKVLQELGQTAPEIVHPTLPPLETFWQLYQTNAEIHKKLLIFCDYYTRALGSLKRKHPDTPS